The Phenylobacterium montanum genomic interval TGATCAGCCGCTTTGGCCTATGGCAGGTGAAAGACCACACCATCCGCACCTATCTCGAGAAGGGCTTTTCGCTCGGAATCTGCTGTCGCGCCTGTCCGCGCACCATTGAGTGGACGCCGCCCGAACTCCTGCGGCGGTTTGGGGATCGGCTCGATTTGCCCCTCAAGGATCTCGTGCCCCGACTGTCCTGCACGGGCGAGGACGGCTGCGGCTCACACGACATCGCGGTGTTCCCGCACCTCTACGATGGCTCGTGGACCTGGCCGCCAAAGGCGTAGGCCGAGCTCAGATTAGCCGGGGACGGTCTCGTCTTGCCGGGCCCCGATCGCCACGACCTTCAAGGTCCCGTCCGGCAGGGGCCTTTGGAGGTGCTTCACCTCCTCCCAGGGCGCGCCGCTCATCCAGAGGTCGCGGTCCGCTTCCGTCGTCAGGATCACCGGCATGGCCTTCGAGTGGTAGGTCTTCACCGGCTCCGCGGAGTCTGTCGTCAGGAAGCCGTAGGCCTCGATCTCCTCCCAGCCCTTGCTCTTCATCCGCACGCAGGCGTGCGGCGTCCAGATGCCGGCGAAGAAGGCGAGCGGCCGGCTGTCGTCCAGCGCGAACCAGATGTTCTTGCGCGTGCGCTCATGGTCCTGGTCGGGCTCGGCGAAGGAGGTGAACGGCACCAGGCAGCGATTGGCGGCGCCGAGCCACGGCCGCCAATGGGCGTTGGTCTTGCCTTGGGCGTTGGTGGTGTTGCGGACATTGGTGGTGCCCTTGTCGGGCTCCATCTTCAGCAGCTCGTTGAAATCGAACTCGGTGCCCTTGGCCCGCAGCTTGTCGGCGCGCTCGGTGGCCGCCTTGAACAGGGCCTGTTTTGACGTCGGCATACCCCAGCGCAGGTTGCGCATCTCGCGCGATCCGTCCGCGGTCGTGACGATGACCGGTGCCGGGTAGTCCGGGTAGACGCCCGGCATCGGCGGCTGGTTGTTGTTGCGGTCGGTCATGGCCTTGGCCAGTCGTGCGACTTCGGCGCGGGCTTCCATGATCGCGTAGAGATTACACATTCGCCCCGCCTCTACTGCCGAAGCGTTCGATCGTTGGCGAACGCCTTATGGTCCAACAGCTCCGCCAGTTCGTCGGCGTCCTGGATGTCGAGACCGGTCTGCGGGACGCCGCTGATCGCGACAGGTTCGCCGGTGAAGAGGTCGAACACTGTCCACCCCTCCCGATCTTCACGGATGTCGTATCGCTGGGGCATGGTCCGCGATCCTGTCGGCCTCTGGGCATCTAAGGGCGGCGTCGACCAGGGGTCAACGTAGCGAGCCCGAACGCCGACAGTTCTGTTTCTGTTCCAGATTCGGTATGCTGACGCTCATGGGCGAACCGGTTCGCAAAATCATCCACGTCGACATGGACGCCTTCTATGCGTCGGTCGAACAGCGGGACAATCCGGACCTGCGGGGACGCCCGGTGGCGGTCGGCCATGGCGCGCGTCGCGGGGTGGTGGCGGCGGCCAGTTACGAAGCAAGGCAGTTTGGGGTTCGCTCGGCGCTGCCGTCAGTCACGGCGCTGCGCAAATGTGCTGAACTGGTCTTTGTGCCGCCGCGCTTTGACGTCTACCGGGCGGTCTCGCGCCAGGTCCACGACGTCTTCGCTGAGTTCACCGACCTGATTGAGCCGCTGGCCCTGGATG includes:
- a CDS encoding SOS response-associated peptidase, yielding MCNLYAIMEARAEVARLAKAMTDRNNNQPPMPGVYPDYPAPVIVTTADGSREMRNLRWGMPTSKQALFKAATERADKLRAKGTEFDFNELLKMEPDKGTTNVRNTTNAQGKTNAHWRPWLGAANRCLVPFTSFAEPDQDHERTRKNIWFALDDSRPLAFFAGIWTPHACVRMKSKGWEEIEAYGFLTTDSAEPVKTYHSKAMPVILTTEADRDLWMSGAPWEEVKHLQRPLPDGTLKVVAIGARQDETVPG